The Candidatus Poribacteria bacterium DNA window ACGCACCGCTTGAAGATCTCAGGGCTGTCTATGAACAGAGTCCACTCGTTGAGGCTGTCGAGTATAATTACTTCCGTCCAACACTCGCAGACCCGGTCATTCCCAACGATCCGATGTATCCTGAACAGTGGAGTCTACCACTGATGAGGTTACCGCAGGCGTGGGCGATCGAAAAAGGCGACAGGAACGTTGTCATTGCCATTATCGATTCCGGTATCGACTACAGACACGAGGACCTGGCACCCAAGGCGTGGATAAATCCGGGCGAGATCTCTGATAACGGATTAGACGACGATGGAAACGGTTACATCGACGATGTGTATGGCTGGGATTTTACCGATGCCCCTAATTTACAGGCGGAGGGCGATTACCTTGAAGGCGATAACGAACCGATCGATGAAAGTGGACACGGCACACACGTCGCTGGTATCGCTGGTGCTATGCCTGATAATGGGATCGGTATCGCTGGCGTCGCGTGGGAGTGTCCGCTCATGGCAATACGCGCAGGACTCTCGCTCGGTGGAAGTTCTCGACTCCAGGATGATGACTCCGCCGCAGCGATTGTCTATACCGTTGACAATGGCGCAAACGTCGTCAACATGAGTTGGGGCAGTGAGCGTCGCTCTTTCGTGATTCAGGACGCCATTGATTATGCGCATACGCGCGGGGCTGTCCTGGTCGCCGCCGCTGGCAATTCTCAGAAACCTACCGCAATCTTCCCCGCCGCCTATCGGAAAGTCATCGCTGTCGCATCTACTGAACAGAATCAGCAACGGTTCTACCAGTCCAATTTCGGGGCATCTGTGGACATCGGTGCCCCGGGCAACGTCATTCTCAGTACACAAATTGATAACCGATATCGCCTCCTCACAGGAACTTCAATGGCTTCGCCACACGTGGCGGGTCTTGCGGCGTTGTTACTCGCCAAACGTCCCGCGCTGACGCATGAAGAGGTCCGACACATCCTCATCAGCACGGCTGACCCTGTTTATCAAGAGGATAGCGACGCATTGGATGAAAAATTTGTAGGAGCAGGCACCGTCAATGCCGAACGCGCACTCTTCGCAAGCGGTGTATTACAGGCACGGATCCTCGCGCCTGAAACCAATAGCGGCGGCGCAGATTCAATTACCATCATTGGGACAGCAGGGGGCTATAAGTTCCACACGTGGCAGCTCAGTTATGGCGCATCTACAGTGCCAACCCAATTTACGCCTTTCACACAATCTTCCAGCATACAGAAAATCGGTGAGACGTTGACTGTTTGGGATACCACAACCGTTCCAGAGGGGATTTATACCGTTCGTCTAACGGCAACAGCCACGGATGGGCAACAGGTGCACGACCAGGTCGTGTTGAGTGTAGATCGGACACCCCCGCAAATTATTTCTCTGACTGCAACGGACACACTTTATGGCGAGCGACCCCTTACGGTTTTTACATGGGCAACGGACGATGTTACCCAGAATACACTCTATTACCGACGGAAGGGGAGTCTCGCACCTTTTGCCCCTGTTGAGACAACCGATCTCGGCGTAGAACATTCCTTGTTTTTAGGTTTGCAGCGCGGAACGTATCAGTTTTTTGTGGAAGCAGAGAATACGACACACCTCAAGACGAGAGAAGATAACGGCGGCGCGTTTTATACTGCTGATGTTGTTGCTGGATATATCTCGCCGAGCGGGTTCACTGAAAAATCTCTTGATATTCCATCGCTCCATATCGCGAGCGTCACCGCAGACTTCGACAGAGACGGTCTGCTTGAAATCGTCGGAAGTCCGGTGTCCCCCGAAACGCTCGACACCGTAGGGGCTGGGTTACCCAGCCCTCACACTATCCTCACAGTCTATGAGCGACTTCCAAGCGGAAAATACGAACTGACGCATACCCTTGAGAGTGTAGACGGACTCTCTAATCTCGAAAAGTTCATTACCTGGGCAGTAGATGACACCGATAACGACGGGTTGCTCGAGGTTTTGGCGACCGACGATGCGAGAACGTTCCTCATTGAGAACCTGGGTGTAGGTGGGATTGCTAACCCCGAATTTCCACATCAGATTATCTGGGAAACCCCATTTCTCTCCGGTGGCACGATCGCTGATATGGATGGTGATGGACAAAAGGAAATTATCGGTGCCGATAACAACAACGACCGGCTCCTCATCTTTGAATATGATCCTGCCGTAGGGACCTATGTGGAGAGGGCTGTGTTGGTTAACGAATCCGCCGGCTCTAATGTATTCGCACAACGTTTCGCCATTAACGATTTTGACGGCGATGGAAGCATGGAACTGGTGGCGGCGGATAGCGAAGGCGATCTGTTCGTTTATGAGTCTACCTCTATCCGCAATACGTTCCGCCTTGAATGGCAAACGCGACTTCCACTTGAGGACATCACGCAACTCACGGCAGGCGATCTCACGGGTGATGGTTTGCCTGAGTTTGTTGTTGGAGGTTTGCTATCGCTACCCGATAATCCGTCGGGACCGCTCATGTGGAAATTTTTCGTCTTTACGCATACGTTACGTGGCTATGCGATACTCTCAGCGGAGGCAGGCTTTCAGGACGATCCGAATGGCGTGACCGCCGAAGAACGGACGCGTAAGGCGACTGTCGCAATCGCGCCCCACCGCCGAAACGGGAACAGTCTCGCAATTGCAGACTTAAAAGGTGATGGTCACAATCAGTTGATCATCGCTGCGTATCCGAATCTCTATGTGATGCAGTGGGATGGAACGGCATTGTTACCCCTCTGGCACCGACGGATGGAGGAGACCCCTGCGCTTCTTACCGCGGAACTCAATCAGAACGGGTTTGACGAGTTTTACGTTAACCTTGAAGAGGGTATTTACCGCCTTGAATCCATCTTCGCAACGGATCCTGATACCATTGATACGCTCAAACCGTGGAATGTTGAAGCGAGACCGCTGACACAGAAAGCGGTTCACGTTACCTGGGATGCCGAGGAAAACGACGAGACAGATGGCGTAGGGGCGAGGTCACCTCGCCCCTACTTTACTGTCTACCGCGCACAAGGAGAAAAAAAGGAAGCACCCGCATCTAACGCTTATGAAAAGGTAGCGGAAAATCTCACCGTCACAAGGTTTCTGGACAGGCGTGTTACGAAGGATAATACCTACTGGTATACGATCACGACGAAGGACGAAAAAGGCAACGAAACGCAGCGCACTGATCCCGTTTCTGCGACACCGCGAGAACCCCCGCAGCTCATTGGGGCAATCTATCACCGCCCTGGGAGTGATATACGCCCGAGTGGCGGTGAGGTTACCGCGCCTCTCCTATCTCAGGCTCACACCCGGAATGAGGATGCTATGGGTGCGAATTTTTGGGTCCTCGTTACCTTTGACCGGCGGATGGATCCCGGGATTGGGAACGAGAATCGGTATGTTTTACGAGCCGAGAAACGGATTGGGGGGGTGAGTCCGGTGTCTGCTATCCGGGACCGGATGGGAAGACGCGCACTCTTGGCATTTGATACAGACAGTCTTCTTGAACACTTCGGGCAATCGCTCACGGATACAACAGATCAATATGAGATTACTGTCTCGAATGTGGTCGATATTGATGAGAACCCTATCCGGGCTTCTACACAACCTCTTGAAATACCGCTCGACGTTATCGGCGCAACCGTGTCGGATCTGACGCAAGTACGGGTCTATCCAAATCCGGTGCGTCCCAACGCCGCTGATAAAGGGGTAATCACTTTCGACAGGTTGCCTGTCGGCACGCGCATCCAACTCTTTACCGCCGTGGGTGAGTTACTGGAAACATTGGATGTAACCGAGCAGGATCACAACCGCAAGGAGTGGTGGCTTACGAGCAATAACACCGCAGACGTATCAACGGGTATCTATATCTACGTCCTTGAATTTGATACCGAAAAAAAGATCGGCAAAATCGCGGTAATAAAGTAAATGAACAATTTTATTCTCATCGCAAACCCTATTTCGGGTAAGGGACACGCGAAAAATGTTGCTGAACAGGCGTATACTGCCCTTACTGAATCTGGTGCTCAGGGACAATTGATATTCACTTCAGCATCCGGCGATGCCAAGCGTTTCGCGCAGGAAGCCGTCTCTGCGGGTGTTCAATCCGTGATTGCGTGCGGCGGTGATGGGACGCTCCACGAAGTCGTCAACGGCATCGCAACGGTTCCAGATGTAACCTTGGGTGTACTGCCGTGTGGGCGTGGCAACGATTTCGCGGCGGCGATCGGTGTACCCCTGAAACCGGAGACTGCAATCGCAACCCTCTTATCGGGTACCCCTATCCGTGTCGATTTAGGATGTTGCTATCAGAATAGCAGTCAGCGATCAGTTGTTAATCCAAATGATGTAGCCCGTAATGAAATGGAGGGTGGATCTACGGAAAAGTGCTTCAATGTTCAAACCTCACTGACCGAACCGCAAGGAAAAATTAAAAACTATTTCACCACCATCGCCACCTGCGGTTATGATACGGAAGTGAGTCGCCGTGCGGCGAAGGGAACGCCACTGTTTGCAGGCACTGCCTCCTACGCTTACGCAGCGGTGGAGACCCTTTTCTATTACGAACCCCCCTTCGTCCGGCTTGAAGGCGATTTCGGTGTCCACGAGGGACCGCTCCTGCTTGCCGCAAC harbors:
- a CDS encoding S8 family serine peptidase codes for the protein MKYLRILFIGILLVGASWARDTEAFPENVPFADTASPTLSEVTPGELLIRLTPDAAADLERLQANAPISALHLQHKVESLHPVFSYIARPSLNPNLKRTYLLRFAPDAPLEDLRAVYEQSPLVEAVEYNYFRPTLADPVIPNDPMYPEQWSLPLMRLPQAWAIEKGDRNVVIAIIDSGIDYRHEDLAPKAWINPGEISDNGLDDDGNGYIDDVYGWDFTDAPNLQAEGDYLEGDNEPIDESGHGTHVAGIAGAMPDNGIGIAGVAWECPLMAIRAGLSLGGSSRLQDDDSAAAIVYTVDNGANVVNMSWGSERRSFVIQDAIDYAHTRGAVLVAAAGNSQKPTAIFPAAYRKVIAVASTEQNQQRFYQSNFGASVDIGAPGNVILSTQIDNRYRLLTGTSMASPHVAGLAALLLAKRPALTHEEVRHILISTADPVYQEDSDALDEKFVGAGTVNAERALFASGVLQARILAPETNSGGADSITIIGTAGGYKFHTWQLSYGASTVPTQFTPFTQSSSIQKIGETLTVWDTTTVPEGIYTVRLTATATDGQQVHDQVVLSVDRTPPQIISLTATDTLYGERPLTVFTWATDDVTQNTLYYRRKGSLAPFAPVETTDLGVEHSLFLGLQRGTYQFFVEAENTTHLKTREDNGGAFYTADVVAGYISPSGFTEKSLDIPSLHIASVTADFDRDGLLEIVGSPVSPETLDTVGAGLPSPHTILTVYERLPSGKYELTHTLESVDGLSNLEKFITWAVDDTDNDGLLEVLATDDARTFLIENLGVGGIANPEFPHQIIWETPFLSGGTIADMDGDGQKEIIGADNNNDRLLIFEYDPAVGTYVERAVLVNESAGSNVFAQRFAINDFDGDGSMELVAADSEGDLFVYESTSIRNTFRLEWQTRLPLEDITQLTAGDLTGDGLPEFVVGGLLSLPDNPSGPLMWKFFVFTHTLRGYAILSAEAGFQDDPNGVTAEERTRKATVAIAPHRRNGNSLAIADLKGDGHNQLIIAAYPNLYVMQWDGTALLPLWHRRMEETPALLTAELNQNGFDEFYVNLEEGIYRLESIFATDPDTIDTLKPWNVEARPLTQKAVHVTWDAEENDETDGVGARSPRPYFTVYRAQGEKKEAPASNAYEKVAENLTVTRFLDRRVTKDNTYWYTITTKDEKGNETQRTDPVSATPREPPQLIGAIYHRPGSDIRPSGGEVTAPLLSQAHTRNEDAMGANFWVLVTFDRRMDPGIGNENRYVLRAEKRIGGVSPVSAIRDRMGRRALLAFDTDSLLEHFGQSLTDTTDQYEITVSNVVDIDENPIRASTQPLEIPLDVIGATVSDLTQVRVYPNPVRPNAADKGVITFDRLPVGTRIQLFTAVGELLETLDVTEQDHNRKEWWLTSNNTADVSTGIYIYVLEFDTEKKIGKIAVIK
- a CDS encoding diacylglycerol kinase family lipid kinase; translation: MNNFILIANPISGKGHAKNVAEQAYTALTESGAQGQLIFTSASGDAKRFAQEAVSAGVQSVIACGGDGTLHEVVNGIATVPDVTLGVLPCGRGNDFAAAIGVPLKPETAIATLLSGTPIRVDLGCCYQNSSQRSVVNPNDVARNEMEGGSTEKCFNVQTSLTEPQGKIKNYFTTIATCGYDTEVSRRAAKGTPLFAGTASYAYAAVETLFYYEPPFVRLEGDFGVHEGPLLLAATGITNRYGGGFQIVPNARIDDGLFDVCIIRPVSALTVLRLMVTLFWGGHVSHPAVSMHQTRTLTIETDTPMLLYADGEPMCETPATIEVIKHGLAVMAP